The Deinococcus wulumuqiensis R12 genome has a window encoding:
- a CDS encoding TetR/AcrR family transcriptional regulator, whose protein sequence is MTDTAKPRREQIHDVASRLFSERGYHATSMRDLAGELGMQGGSLYAHISGKEELLIEIVRGASQQFDDALFSLRDLDLPAEQKLREAMFRHIRVVADNMDSATVFFHEWKHLSAEPYARVVAWRDTIDTFYRELVAQGVQDGSFRSDLDIRATATLILSSVNWTYTWYRPGGSLSPRDVAEQFADMLLRGLRADGPEAGEAP, encoded by the coding sequence ATGACCGACACTGCCAAACCCCGCCGCGAACAGATTCACGATGTCGCCAGCCGCCTGTTTTCCGAGCGCGGATACCACGCCACCTCCATGCGCGACCTCGCCGGTGAGCTGGGCATGCAGGGCGGCAGCCTCTATGCCCACATCAGCGGCAAGGAGGAACTGCTCATCGAAATCGTGCGCGGGGCCTCGCAGCAGTTCGACGACGCGCTGTTCTCGTTGCGGGACCTCGACCTGCCTGCCGAGCAGAAACTGCGTGAGGCGATGTTTCGTCACATTCGCGTGGTGGCCGACAACATGGACAGCGCGACGGTGTTTTTCCACGAGTGGAAGCACCTCTCGGCCGAGCCGTATGCGCGGGTGGTGGCCTGGCGCGACACCATCGACACCTTTTACCGCGAACTGGTCGCGCAGGGCGTTCAGGACGGGTCGTTTCGTTCCGACCTCGACATTCGGGCGACCGCCACGCTGATTCTGTCCAGCGTGAACTGGACCTACACCTGGTACCGTCCCGGAGGCTCCCTGTCCCCGCGTGACGTGGCCGAGCAGTTTGCCGACATGCTCCTGCGCGGCCTGAGGGCAGACGGCCCGGAGGCAGGTGAGGCCCCATAG
- a CDS encoding GreA/GreB family elongation factor gives MTQPLPLTPEGLTRLQAALEREQARRDEARRVVQEQMEANENESLDLAAAQEALSGAEARVGELEDQLARAVLLAPSGGTRGQAALGSRVRLLHVDLGRELPLQLVSAAEAAAGPGEHGAALVSSESPVGRALLGRRAGDEFAVDLGRVQARYRVLTVED, from the coding sequence ATGACCCAACCTCTCCCCCTGACCCCCGAGGGCCTGACCCGACTCCAGGCGGCGCTGGAGCGTGAGCAGGCGCGGCGGGACGAAGCGCGGCGCGTGGTGCAGGAACAGATGGAGGCCAACGAGAACGAAAGCCTTGACCTCGCGGCGGCGCAGGAGGCGCTGAGCGGGGCAGAAGCCCGCGTCGGAGAACTGGAAGACCAGTTGGCCCGCGCGGTGCTTCTCGCGCCCAGTGGGGGCACGCGGGGCCAGGCCGCGCTGGGGTCACGGGTGCGCCTGCTCCATGTGGACCTGGGGCGGGAGCTGCCGCTGCAACTCGTGAGCGCGGCGGAAGCGGCGGCGGGTCCGGGAGAACACGGCGCAGCACTCGTCAGCAGCGAGAGTCCGGTGGGCCGGGCGCTGCTGGGCCGCCGCGCGGGAGACGAGTTTGCGGTGGACCTGGGGCGGGTGCAGGCCCGCTACCGGGTGCTGACGGTGGAGGACTGA
- a CDS encoding AbrB/MazE/SpoVT family DNA-binding domain-containing protein: MTSITRRIVGEDGQISLPDDVLQTLQLSQGSPVEIVVEDDRVTLRRLVTSSHRAWLGIAPLPDGQTVEAFMRELRGKEETEEPTPAQDIVWLKPGQALPEQL; this comes from the coding sequence ATGACGAGCATCACTCGGCGCATTGTGGGAGAGGACGGACAAATCAGCCTGCCGGACGACGTGTTACAGACCTTGCAGCTGTCGCAGGGTAGCCCGGTGGAAATTGTCGTGGAAGATGACCGGGTTACTCTACGCCGCCTGGTCACGTCCTCTCACCGTGCGTGGTTAGGGATTGCTCCGCTGCCGGACGGTCAGACGGTAGAGGCCTTTATGCGTGAGCTTCGTGGAAAAGAGGAAACTGAAGAGCCGACGCCTGCCCAGGACATCGTGTGGCTTAAGCCGGGGCAGGCCTTGCCAGAACAGCTTTAA
- a CDS encoding type II toxin-antitoxin system VapC family toxin, whose protein sequence is MRISLDTNILIGILSGTPEGHIDDASIRQGQDDGHDFLVCGVVYTELMAHPGMDRTTLDAALLSGGVEVDFETPPEVYLTAADANRAYAERRRRSGDKKEPRRVAADFLIGAHALCRADGLMTRNPGDFKDIAVTLIVPEAEGKR, encoded by the coding sequence TTGCGAATCAGCCTCGACACCAACATTTTGATTGGCATCTTGAGCGGGACCCCTGAAGGCCATATCGACGATGCCTCCATACGGCAAGGGCAAGACGATGGGCACGACTTCCTCGTGTGTGGGGTCGTCTACACCGAGCTGATGGCCCATCCGGGAATGGACCGCACCACCCTGGACGCTGCCCTGCTTTCAGGCGGTGTAGAGGTCGATTTCGAGACGCCGCCAGAGGTGTATCTCACCGCCGCCGATGCCAACCGTGCTTACGCCGAGCGACGCCGACGAAGTGGCGATAAGAAGGAGCCTCGCCGTGTCGCTGCCGATTTCCTCATCGGTGCCCATGCGCTCTGCCGTGCCGATGGCCTGATGACGCGCAATCCTGGCGACTTCAAGGACATTGCAGTGACACTCATTGTTCCAGAAGCGGAAGGGAAGCGTTAA
- a CDS encoding adenosylcobalamin-dependent ribonucleoside-diphosphate reductase, translating into MTTARTPSARPDKTAQHFDDNAQHIARRQYLQEGDGDLSGMFWRIADWVAGAEAPGARQDWAQKYYDLMAEKKFCPGGRVLAGAGTQHGNVLNCFVQGATEHDPSSFEGVMEVARKLALVTKVGGGNGVNLDVYRPRARSSRSDNGVRGWVYMSAEHADVQDFIEGLMRPPTQPDGEKQPVAVRNWTRVVYGQAIAPELVASARANGVQIVRTLPEGVQVVPDDMGGIIDAARVVAETAKLGIEPRIDLSAMRPEGAEIKGSGGTSSGPVSFLMEIFDNFIEWANRGGEDSGPINTLRYVYAPVLRVVRQGGTRRGAGMATISIGHPDVLDFLTAKDLDREAAEGDISTFNISILVDTHFWETLEQDGIWAIEAQDVPGKYSLAPQSGEYAGTLSDLPERAEDGAKGVPVYGGGIPARWLWDQIAQHAWSTGEPGLIFNDRVNEYSALKNLGQRYEIRSTNPCGEIPLTVGEPCDLGAINLAAYVRDSQFDFAAFRADVKTCVRFLDDVLDVNVFALEDNRVASQDLRRLGLGVMGLADALIKMGLRYDSEAGRKAIYDIMSALREEAVNESERLGQERGVYPVYQRHEGQIPHAPRRNVAVLTVAPTGTTSMLMGVSSGIEPVFSPFIWRKIGSEYRALLAPLFVELLETYPAPGGMGKDGGWDWDKVTEAVSENHGSVVGLSFIPDALQQVFVCAHDISPVDHVRMQGTVQRAFDDGGQHAANSLSKTINLPNSASVDDVKSAYEEAYRTGCKGITVYRDGSRQFQVLSTSKKKAKKEESEGEKPQAEGQKTEPAAQPSAPSSQPAAAPQPRYERPARLRGVTDMVKLTDPTSGHRRSFLVTVNELEGKPVEVMVISGRAGDEANADSEALGRVVSIALQHGVPAQALVHTLRGINGGLYGSYNGRLVGSKADLIAVALDTFQKDLAAAPLPPLAGGSGDVAHGAAPGAPEAVSAGVSVDGMQKEKCPVCDARAVIREEGCLKCQACGYSKCG; encoded by the coding sequence ATGACCACTGCCCGCACCCCCTCGGCCCGCCCTGACAAGACCGCCCAGCACTTCGACGACAACGCGCAGCACATCGCGCGGCGGCAGTACCTGCAAGAAGGCGACGGCGACCTCAGCGGCATGTTCTGGCGCATCGCCGACTGGGTGGCCGGGGCCGAGGCGCCCGGGGCGCGGCAGGACTGGGCGCAGAAGTACTACGACCTGATGGCGGAAAAGAAGTTCTGCCCCGGCGGGCGGGTGCTGGCGGGCGCGGGCACGCAGCACGGCAACGTGCTCAACTGCTTCGTGCAGGGCGCCACCGAACACGACCCCAGCTCCTTTGAGGGCGTGATGGAAGTCGCCAGAAAGCTGGCGCTGGTGACCAAGGTGGGCGGCGGCAACGGCGTGAACCTCGACGTGTACCGCCCCCGCGCCCGCAGCAGCCGCAGCGACAACGGCGTGCGCGGCTGGGTCTACATGAGCGCCGAACACGCGGACGTGCAGGACTTCATCGAGGGTCTGATGCGCCCGCCCACCCAGCCCGACGGCGAAAAGCAGCCGGTGGCGGTCCGCAACTGGACCCGTGTGGTCTACGGACAGGCCATCGCCCCCGAACTGGTGGCGAGTGCGCGGGCCAACGGCGTGCAGATCGTGCGCACCCTGCCCGAAGGCGTGCAGGTCGTGCCCGACGACATGGGCGGCATCATCGACGCGGCGCGGGTGGTGGCCGAAACCGCCAAGCTGGGCATCGAGCCGCGCATCGACCTGAGTGCCATGCGGCCCGAGGGCGCCGAGATCAAGGGGTCGGGCGGCACCAGCAGCGGGCCGGTCAGCTTCCTGATGGAGATTTTCGACAACTTCATCGAGTGGGCCAACCGGGGCGGCGAGGACAGCGGACCGATCAACACGCTGCGCTACGTGTACGCGCCGGTGCTGCGGGTCGTTCGTCAGGGCGGCACGAGGCGGGGCGCGGGCATGGCGACCATCTCCATCGGGCATCCCGACGTGCTCGATTTCCTGACCGCCAAGGACCTCGACCGCGAGGCCGCCGAGGGCGACATCTCCACCTTCAACATCTCGATTCTGGTGGACACGCACTTCTGGGAAACGCTGGAACAGGACGGCATCTGGGCCATCGAGGCGCAGGACGTGCCCGGCAAGTACTCCCTCGCGCCCCAGAGCGGGGAGTACGCGGGCACCCTCTCCGACCTGCCCGAGCGTGCCGAGGACGGGGCCAAAGGCGTGCCGGTCTATGGCGGCGGCATTCCCGCCCGCTGGCTGTGGGACCAGATCGCGCAGCACGCCTGGAGCACCGGCGAACCGGGACTGATTTTCAACGACCGGGTCAACGAATACTCGGCGCTGAAGAACCTGGGGCAGCGGTACGAGATTCGCAGCACGAACCCTTGCGGCGAAATCCCGCTGACCGTCGGCGAACCCTGCGACCTCGGGGCCATCAACCTCGCCGCTTACGTCAGGGACAGCCAGTTCGACTTCGCCGCGTTCCGGGCCGACGTCAAGACCTGCGTCCGGTTCCTCGACGACGTGCTGGACGTGAACGTCTTTGCCCTGGAAGACAACCGCGTGGCCTCGCAGGACCTGCGCCGCCTGGGTCTGGGCGTGATGGGACTGGCCGACGCCCTCATCAAGATGGGGCTGCGCTACGACTCCGAAGCCGGACGGAAGGCGATTTACGACATCATGTCGGCGCTGCGCGAGGAAGCGGTGAATGAGAGTGAGCGGCTGGGCCAGGAGCGCGGCGTCTACCCCGTCTACCAGCGTCACGAGGGGCAGATTCCCCACGCGCCCCGGCGCAACGTCGCCGTGCTGACGGTGGCCCCCACCGGCACGACCTCCATGCTGATGGGCGTGTCGTCGGGCATCGAACCGGTGTTTTCGCCGTTCATCTGGCGCAAGATCGGCAGCGAGTACCGCGCCCTGCTCGCGCCGCTGTTCGTCGAACTCCTCGAAACCTACCCCGCGCCGGGGGGGATGGGAAAGGATGGCGGCTGGGACTGGGACAAGGTCACCGAGGCCGTGTCCGAGAACCACGGCAGCGTGGTGGGCCTGAGCTTCATTCCGGACGCGCTGCAACAGGTGTTCGTGTGCGCCCACGACATTTCGCCGGTGGACCACGTGCGGATGCAGGGCACCGTGCAGCGGGCCTTCGACGACGGTGGGCAGCACGCCGCCAACTCCTTAAGCAAGACCATCAACCTGCCCAACTCGGCCAGCGTGGACGACGTGAAATCGGCCTACGAGGAAGCGTACCGGACCGGCTGCAAGGGCATCACCGTCTACCGCGACGGTTCCCGGCAGTTCCAGGTGCTCTCCACCAGCAAGAAAAAGGCCAAGAAGGAAGAGTCGGAGGGCGAAAAGCCCCAGGCAGAAGGCCAGAAGACCGAACCCGCCGCGCAGCCTTCCGCCCCCAGCTCTCAGCCTGCGGCGGCCCCCCAGCCCCGCTACGAGCGCCCCGCCCGTCTGCGCGGCGTGACCGACATGGTCAAGCTGACCGACCCCACCAGCGGGCACCGCCGCTCCTTCCTCGTGACGGTCAACGAACTGGAAGGCAAGCCCGTCGAGGTCATGGTCATCTCGGGCCGCGCCGGGGACGAGGCCAACGCCGACTCCGAGGCGCTGGGCCGCGTGGTCAGCATCGCCCTGCAACACGGCGTTCCGGCGCAGGCACTGGTCCACACCCTGCGCGGTATCAACGGTGGTCTCTACGGCAGCTACAACGGGCGTCTGGTGGGGTCCAAGGCTGACCTGATCGCGGTGGCGCTCGACACCTTCCAGAAGGACCTGGCCGCCGCACCGCTGCCGCCCCTGGCCGGGGGAAGCGGCGACGTGGCCCACGGTGCGGCCCCCGGCGCCCCCGAAGCAGTCAGCGCGGGCGTAAGCGTGGACGGCATGCAAAAGGAAAAATGCCCGGTGTGCGACGCCAGAGCCGTCATCCGTGAGGAAGGCTGCCTGAAGTGCCAGGCCTGCGGCTACAGCAAGTGCGGGTGA
- the pth gene encoding aminoacyl-tRNA hydrolase, giving the protein MKLIVGLGNPGEKYAQTRHNVGWLVVDELARRAGGQWRKDGEAEVCEVRLGGLPGEKVLLVKPQTFMNTSGKAVWPLMSFYKLEGESLLVVQDDLDSPFGLLRFRMGGRHGGQNGVRDIIARLGHDRFPRLKIGISRPPAGRDPADWVLSKWREEERETLAELVRLGAGAAEMWAAQGLPEAQQAYNGTDLRPKPPPPPPVPPAEADPERS; this is encoded by the coding sequence ATGAAACTGATTGTCGGTCTGGGCAATCCGGGCGAAAAATACGCGCAGACCCGGCACAACGTGGGCTGGCTGGTCGTGGACGAACTGGCGCGGCGGGCCGGGGGGCAGTGGCGCAAGGACGGCGAGGCCGAGGTCTGCGAGGTGCGGCTGGGCGGGCTGCCCGGCGAGAAGGTGCTGCTGGTCAAGCCGCAGACGTTCATGAACACCTCGGGCAAGGCCGTGTGGCCGCTGATGTCGTTCTACAAACTGGAGGGCGAGAGCCTGCTGGTCGTGCAGGACGACCTCGACAGTCCGTTCGGGCTGCTGCGGTTCCGCATGGGCGGGCGGCACGGCGGGCAAAACGGGGTGCGCGACATCATCGCCCGGCTGGGCCATGACCGTTTTCCCCGGCTGAAAATCGGCATTTCCCGCCCCCCTGCCGGACGCGACCCCGCCGACTGGGTGCTGAGCAAGTGGCGCGAGGAAGAACGGGAGACGCTGGCCGAACTGGTGCGGCTGGGCGCAGGCGCGGCGGAGATGTGGGCCGCGCAGGGCCTTCCCGAGGCGCAGCAGGCCTACAACGGCACCGACCTGCGGCCCAAGCCCCCGCCTCCGCCTCCTGTGCCGCCCGCCGAAGCTGACCCGGAACGTAGCTGA
- a CDS encoding DUF4126 domain-containing protein, producing the protein MELFSGLLSALGLSGAAGLNAYIPLLIVGLMNRLGYMDLNGPFDILSNPYFMVLVGLLAALDFVGDKIPGVDHALHVAGSVINTGAGAVLAASQMGVADVPPAVSAVLGLLVAGGVHATRTAVRPVATATTAGLGNPVVSAAEDAGSLTLSVLAVFMPVLAVLGLLGLGVLALSLYSKVKGRRQRI; encoded by the coding sequence ATGGAACTCTTCTCCGGTCTGCTCTCTGCGCTGGGCCTGTCGGGTGCAGCGGGCCTGAACGCCTACATTCCGCTGCTCATCGTCGGGCTGATGAACCGCCTCGGTTACATGGATCTGAACGGGCCGTTCGACATTCTCTCCAACCCTTATTTCATGGTGCTGGTCGGCCTGCTGGCCGCGTTGGACTTCGTGGGCGACAAGATTCCGGGAGTGGACCACGCGCTGCATGTGGCGGGGTCGGTCATCAATACGGGCGCGGGCGCGGTGCTCGCCGCCTCGCAGATGGGCGTGGCCGACGTGCCCCCCGCCGTGAGCGCCGTGCTGGGCCTGCTGGTGGCGGGCGGCGTCCACGCGACCCGCACGGCGGTGCGTCCTGTGGCCACCGCCACCACGGCGGGCCTCGGCAACCCGGTGGTCAGCGCCGCCGAGGACGCCGGAAGCCTGACCCTGAGCGTGCTGGCGGTCTTCATGCCGGTTCTGGCCGTGCTGGGCCTGCTGGGACTGGGCGTGCTGGCCCTGAGCCTGTACAGCAAGGTCAAGGGTCGCCGCCAGCGCATTTGA
- the lpdA gene encoding dihydrolipoyl dehydrogenase, with translation MTNNFDYDVLVIGAGPGGYHAAIRASQLGLKVACVERGAVGGVCLNIGCIPTKALLHAAEMVHASHRAAEFGLTFADTNLNIAKLNGWKDGIVKKLTGGVSGLFKANKVTLLTGQASFVDDHTVSVDGKNYTAAHFIIATGSDPAKLPGLDVDQDSIVDSTGALVMPDPVPARMLCVGGGVIGFEFAQVYNNLGSKVKIIEFLPTVIPGADADAVKEFAKVMSKQGIEIVTQMKANRAEKKADGVHVELENVKTGEKTTEVFDRVLVAVGRRPRTDGLNAEKAGVTVTERGFIPADKQQRTNVPHIFSIGDVASNPMLAHKAMKEGLVAAEVIAGKPAEQDAVAIPGVVYTNPELAWVGLTEQEAKDKGYEVKTGVFPMSASGRAMTLQSTDGFVKMVVEKDTDLLLGVHIVAPHASDMLAEAGLALEMAATATDISLTIHAHPTLGESMLEAAEAAHKQAIHIVNR, from the coding sequence ATGACGAACAACTTCGACTATGACGTGCTGGTCATCGGCGCTGGCCCTGGCGGCTACCACGCGGCCATTCGCGCTTCCCAGCTCGGCCTCAAGGTGGCGTGCGTGGAGCGCGGCGCGGTGGGCGGGGTGTGCCTGAACATCGGCTGCATTCCCACCAAGGCCCTGCTGCACGCCGCCGAGATGGTTCACGCTTCCCACCGGGCCGCCGAATTCGGGCTGACCTTTGCCGACACCAACCTCAATATCGCCAAGCTCAACGGCTGGAAAGACGGCATCGTCAAGAAGCTCACGGGGGGCGTCTCGGGGCTGTTCAAGGCCAACAAGGTCACCCTGCTGACCGGACAGGCGAGCTTCGTGGACGACCACACCGTGAGCGTGGACGGCAAAAACTACACCGCCGCCCACTTCATCATCGCCACGGGTTCCGACCCCGCCAAGCTGCCTGGGCTGGACGTGGATCAGGACAGCATCGTGGACAGCACCGGCGCTCTGGTGATGCCCGACCCCGTGCCCGCGCGGATGCTGTGCGTGGGCGGCGGCGTCATCGGCTTCGAGTTCGCGCAGGTGTACAACAACCTCGGCTCCAAGGTCAAAATCATCGAGTTCCTGCCCACCGTGATTCCGGGGGCCGACGCCGACGCGGTGAAGGAATTTGCCAAGGTCATGAGCAAGCAGGGCATCGAAATCGTGACCCAGATGAAGGCGAACCGGGCCGAGAAAAAGGCGGACGGCGTGCACGTCGAGCTGGAAAACGTCAAGACCGGCGAAAAGACCACCGAAGTCTTCGACCGCGTGCTGGTCGCCGTGGGCCGCCGCCCGCGCACCGATGGGCTGAACGCCGAAAAAGCGGGCGTGACCGTGACCGAGCGCGGCTTCATCCCCGCCGACAAGCAGCAGCGCACCAACGTGCCGCACATCTTCAGCATCGGGGACGTGGCGAGCAACCCCATGCTGGCGCACAAGGCCATGAAAGAGGGTCTGGTCGCCGCCGAAGTGATTGCGGGCAAGCCTGCCGAGCAGGACGCCGTCGCCATTCCGGGTGTGGTGTACACCAACCCCGAACTCGCCTGGGTGGGCCTGACCGAGCAGGAAGCCAAGGACAAGGGCTACGAGGTCAAGACCGGCGTGTTCCCCATGAGCGCCTCGGGCCGCGCCATGACGCTGCAATCCACCGACGGCTTCGTGAAGATGGTCGTGGAGAAGGACACCGACCTGCTGCTGGGCGTCCACATCGTCGCGCCGCACGCGTCGGACATGCTGGCGGAAGCGGGCCTGGCTCTGGAAATGGCCGCCACCGCCACCGACATCTCGCTGACCATCCACGCGCACCCCACGCTGGGCGAAAGCATGCTGGAAGCGGCGGAAGCGGCTCACAAGCAGGCGATTCATATCGTTAATCGCTGA
- a CDS encoding trimeric intracellular cation channel family protein, with protein sequence MNDTLLTTYTLAEGLHWLDLIGVLAFAMSGALLGVRKRFDLFGVLVLGAVTAVGGGAIRDSLTGQTPPLFLRDETYLWTALLGALLAFAFGERLARFERTLSLFDSAGLALFATSGALGAIKIGLGPLGVVFAGMLSGVGGGIIRDLIANEVPEVMYRRDQLYATAAAAGAGAVWLLSPHFTPFQAQAGGALLVLLLRWVSRRKWVRLPVRRLPE encoded by the coding sequence GTGAACGACACGTTGCTCACGACCTATACCCTGGCCGAGGGCCTGCACTGGCTGGACCTGATCGGGGTGCTGGCCTTTGCCATGTCGGGAGCACTGCTGGGCGTGCGTAAGCGGTTTGATCTGTTCGGCGTGCTGGTGCTGGGCGCAGTCACGGCGGTGGGTGGCGGCGCCATCCGCGACTCGCTGACCGGGCAAACCCCGCCGCTGTTTCTGCGTGACGAAACCTACCTCTGGACCGCGCTGCTCGGCGCGCTGCTGGCCTTCGCGTTCGGTGAGCGCCTCGCCCGGTTCGAGCGGACACTGAGCCTCTTCGACTCGGCGGGGCTGGCCCTGTTCGCCACGTCCGGCGCTCTGGGCGCCATCAAAATCGGGCTGGGGCCGCTGGGCGTGGTCTTTGCGGGCATGCTCAGCGGGGTGGGGGGCGGCATCATCCGCGACCTGATCGCCAACGAGGTGCCGGAAGTGATGTACCGCCGCGACCAGCTCTACGCGACTGCCGCCGCCGCTGGTGCCGGGGCGGTGTGGCTGCTCTCGCCGCACTTCACGCCCTTTCAGGCCCAGGCGGGCGGCGCGCTGCTCGTGCTGCTGCTGCGCTGGGTATCACGCCGCAAGTGGGTGCGCCTGCCGGTGCGCCGCCTGCCGGAGTAG
- a CDS encoding cation:proton antiporter — protein sequence MRVSWFLLLLPFVSASALAATPAAGHASGPPAFMGQLTLLLLVAGATAFASFRLGLVPIIGFLFAGVLAGPSALGIIDDPALIGAASEIGVMLLLFTIGIEFSLDKLARIFRLIFVGGGLQVLLTVAAVTGVLLAFGVSLPNAVFTGFLLSLSSTAIVTKILESRGGVGSPTGQASLGILIFQDLAVVVMVLLVPMLAGQGGGAGGLVVALLKAGGIVAAVLLLARRVVPKLLEVVARTCSQEIFLLSTLSLCFATAYLTSLAGVSLALGAFLAGLLVSESRFGQQAFGEILPLQILFSAAFFLSVGLQLDLGFLWTHLPLVLGAVAVFAVLKALAAALSVRLLGFPLATAAATGWLLAQVGEFSFVLESSGRALGLSPAGLGETGTQTFIAATVLLMALTPVMATLGERLGALGRARPAPTAAPAEAPTRAEPNPEAPLAHLSGHVLVAGFGDHARRLVKGLAAQQVPFGVLTLSPDGAAQVTAHGYPVLIGDYARAGLLGDAGLASARALVVLDDVPEMTARVIGVARTLNPELTIVAHTDEPGEIATLRGVGATHVLTSTDAVARGVLGLLTLPSTPPMTLSAEQQQMCDHAHSVTVVHPDSLDTCPECVAQGDSWVHLRVCMTCGHTGCCDSSPNRHATAHAQSSAHPVIRSLEPGEAWAYCYVHDRTAPR from the coding sequence ATGCGCGTTTCCTGGTTTCTGCTGCTTCTGCCCTTTGTGTCGGCCTCTGCTCTGGCGGCCACGCCCGCTGCAGGTCATGCCAGCGGCCCGCCCGCCTTCATGGGGCAACTGACCCTGCTGCTGCTCGTGGCAGGAGCCACGGCCTTCGCATCGTTCCGGCTGGGACTGGTGCCCATCATCGGGTTTCTGTTCGCGGGGGTGCTGGCCGGGCCGTCGGCGCTGGGCATCATCGACGACCCGGCCCTGATCGGCGCGGCATCCGAGATCGGGGTGATGCTGCTGCTCTTTACCATCGGCATCGAGTTCAGCCTGGACAAACTCGCCCGCATCTTCCGGCTGATTTTCGTGGGCGGCGGCCTTCAGGTGCTCCTGACGGTCGCGGCGGTCACGGGCGTGCTGCTGGCCTTCGGGGTCAGCCTGCCCAACGCCGTGTTCACGGGTTTTCTGCTCAGCCTGTCGAGCACCGCCATCGTCACCAAGATTCTGGAGTCGCGCGGCGGGGTGGGGTCGCCGACCGGGCAGGCCAGCCTGGGCATCCTGATCTTTCAGGATCTGGCGGTGGTGGTCATGGTGCTGCTGGTGCCCATGCTCGCCGGACAGGGCGGCGGGGCGGGCGGCCTGGTCGTGGCGCTGCTCAAGGCCGGGGGGATCGTGGCGGCGGTGCTGCTGCTGGCGCGGCGGGTCGTGCCGAAACTGCTGGAGGTGGTGGCCCGCACCTGCTCGCAGGAGATTTTTCTGCTCAGCACACTGTCGCTGTGTTTCGCCACGGCGTACCTGACCAGTCTGGCCGGGGTCAGCCTGGCGCTCGGGGCCTTCCTGGCCGGGCTCCTCGTCAGTGAGAGCCGTTTCGGGCAGCAGGCCTTCGGAGAAATCCTGCCCCTACAGATCCTGTTCAGCGCGGCGTTTTTTCTGTCGGTGGGCTTGCAGCTCGACCTGGGTTTCCTGTGGACGCACCTGCCCCTGGTCCTGGGAGCCGTGGCCGTCTTCGCCGTGCTCAAGGCGCTCGCGGCGGCCCTCAGTGTGCGGCTGCTGGGGTTCCCGCTGGCGACCGCCGCCGCGACCGGCTGGCTGCTGGCGCAGGTCGGCGAGTTCTCGTTCGTGCTGGAGAGCAGTGGGCGGGCGCTGGGCCTCAGTCCGGCCGGCCTGGGCGAGACGGGCACCCAGACCTTCATCGCCGCGACGGTGCTGCTCATGGCCCTCACGCCGGTCATGGCGACCCTGGGCGAACGCCTGGGTGCCCTGGGCCGCGCGCGCCCCGCACCTACCGCCGCGCCCGCCGAGGCTCCCACCCGGGCCGAGCCCAACCCCGAGGCCCCGCTGGCGCACCTGAGCGGGCACGTGCTGGTGGCAGGTTTCGGGGACCACGCGCGGCGGCTGGTCAAGGGGCTGGCGGCGCAGCAGGTCCCGTTCGGGGTGCTGACCCTCAGTCCGGACGGGGCCGCGCAGGTCACCGCGCACGGGTATCCGGTCCTCATCGGGGACTATGCCCGCGCCGGGCTGCTGGGCGACGCCGGGCTGGCCTCGGCCCGCGCGCTGGTGGTTCTCGACGACGTCCCGGAGATGACGGCGCGGGTGATCGGCGTGGCCCGCACCCTGAATCCGGAGCTGACCATCGTGGCGCATACCGACGAACCCGGCGAGATTGCCACCCTGCGCGGCGTGGGGGCCACCCACGTCCTGACGAGTACCGACGCCGTGGCGCGCGGCGTGCTGGGCCTGCTGACGCTGCCCAGCACGCCGCCCATGACCCTCAGCGCGGAGCAGCAGCAGATGTGCGACCACGCCCACAGCGTCACCGTGGTGCATCCGGACAGCCTGGACACCTGTCCAGAATGTGTGGCGCAGGGCGACTCGTGGGTGCACCTGCGCGTGTGCATGACCTGCGGCCACACCGGCTGCTGCGACTCCTCGCCCAACAGGCACGCCACCGCCCACGCCCAGTCCAGCGCGCACCCGGTGATCCGCAGCCTGGAACCGGGCGAGGCCTGGGCCTACTGCTATGTTCACGACCGCACAGCTCCCCGCTGA
- the rpmF gene encoding 50S ribosomal protein L32 — MAKHPVPKKKTSKSKRDMRRSHHALTAPNLTECPQCHSKKLSHHICPSCGYYDGRQVLAV, encoded by the coding sequence ATGGCGAAGCATCCCGTTCCCAAGAAGAAGACCAGCAAGAGCAAGCGCGACATGCGCCGCAGCCACCACGCGCTGACCGCTCCCAACCTCACTGAGTGCCCCCAGTGCCACAGCAAGAAGCTCTCGCACCACATCTGCCCCAGCTGCGGCTACTACGACGGCCGCCAGGTGCTCGCGGTCTAA